One genomic segment of Streptomyces sp. RerS4 includes these proteins:
- a CDS encoding alkaline phosphatase PhoX codes for MPLSRRDFTSRTVIAGAGVALTGTVGALATAPGALAADDVPAVDGPDAASAERRPHGPGYGPLIADPAGLLALPAGFSYRVITHSGVTTLDSGESTPSHHDGTAAFEGHRGVTLLVNNHELKGPRSGWKHPVPLTEGLVYDPAASGGCTVVEVRRGGEVAEWVGIAGTSTNCAGGSTPWGTWLTCEETEDLAGKNGMTKDHGYVFEVDPHDRRANRDPKPIKAFGRYAHEAVVIDPHHGHAYLTEDASGPNGLLYRWTPPQGFRHGRARLRGLAADAGVLAAAKCFDSAGRFVDDLSRATKIGTVYGVDWVEVTDRDARTLPVRKQFAAGAVTRGRKLEGMWWGDGGAYFVSSYARSESPGAAHDGQVWFYDPKRRTVRLVVLIGVNADPSKDGGYDGPDNITVSPYGGLVIAEDGEGVQHLFGATASGRVYPLARNELNIGTEEEPEYAEFTGVCFSPDGRTLYANLQEPGIMLAITGPWRRGR; via the coding sequence ATGCCCCTCAGTCGCAGAGACTTCACCTCCCGCACCGTCATCGCCGGTGCGGGAGTCGCGCTCACCGGGACGGTCGGCGCGCTCGCCACCGCCCCCGGCGCCCTGGCGGCCGATGACGTCCCCGCCGTGGACGGCCCGGACGCCGCCTCCGCCGAACGCCGCCCCCACGGCCCCGGCTACGGTCCGCTGATCGCGGATCCGGCCGGACTGCTCGCGCTGCCCGCCGGGTTCTCGTACCGCGTGATCACCCACAGCGGCGTCACCACCCTCGACAGCGGCGAGAGCACCCCCTCCCACCACGACGGCACCGCCGCCTTCGAGGGCCACCGCGGCGTCACCCTCCTCGTCAACAACCACGAGCTGAAGGGGCCGCGCTCCGGCTGGAAGCACCCGGTCCCGCTCACCGAGGGCCTCGTCTACGACCCGGCCGCCTCCGGCGGTTGCACGGTCGTCGAGGTCCGGCGCGGCGGCGAGGTCGCCGAATGGGTGGGCATCGCCGGTACGTCGACCAACTGCGCGGGCGGCTCGACCCCGTGGGGCACCTGGCTGACCTGCGAGGAGACCGAGGACCTCGCCGGCAAGAACGGCATGACCAAGGACCACGGCTACGTCTTCGAGGTCGACCCCCACGACCGCCGGGCCAACCGCGACCCGAAGCCCATCAAGGCGTTCGGGCGCTACGCCCACGAGGCCGTCGTCATCGACCCGCACCACGGTCACGCCTACCTCACGGAGGACGCGTCCGGTCCCAACGGGCTGCTGTACCGCTGGACCCCGCCCCAGGGCTTCCGCCACGGGCGCGCCCGGCTGCGCGGCCTCGCCGCCGACGCGGGGGTGCTCGCCGCCGCGAAGTGCTTCGACAGCGCGGGCCGGTTCGTCGACGACCTCTCGCGCGCGACGAAGATCGGCACCGTCTACGGGGTCGACTGGGTGGAGGTCACGGACCGCGACGCCCGCACGTTGCCCGTGCGCAAGCAGTTCGCGGCCGGCGCCGTGACCCGGGGGCGCAAGCTGGAGGGCATGTGGTGGGGCGATGGCGGCGCCTACTTCGTCTCCTCCTACGCGCGCTCCGAGAGTCCGGGCGCCGCGCACGACGGCCAGGTGTGGTTCTACGACCCCAAGCGGCGCACGGTCCGGCTCGTCGTGCTGATCGGGGTGAACGCCGACCCGTCGAAGGACGGCGGCTACGACGGCCCCGACAACATCACGGTCTCGCCGTACGGGGGCCTCGTCATCGCCGAGGACGGCGAGGGCGTCCAGCACCTGTTCGGGGCCACCGCGTCGGGCAGGGTCTACCCGCTGGCCCGTAACGAGCTGAACATCGGCACCGAGGAAGAGCCCGAGTACGCCGAGTTCACCGGCGTCTGCTTCTCCCCCGACGGGCGCACCCTGTACGCCAACCTCCAGGAGCCGGGCATCATGCTGGCCATCACCGGCCCCTGGCGGCGCGGCCGCTGA